From Candidatus Hadarchaeales archaeon, one genomic window encodes:
- a CDS encoding class III signal peptide-containing protein: MWGRKGQGAIEYLLILAAVLIVVAGAVYYVTRMGGFPAMTFRATLSDNTITLEVDVGSGTIKQVDWQYRIVPRTGTAGSWRDGVGDLSPGESVTLTDFGGATPTSGDELQIKHTPSGHIYKVKIY, encoded by the coding sequence ATGTGGGGAAGAAAGGGCCAAGGCGCTATTGAGTACCTGTTGATCCTGGCCGCAGTGCTCATCGTGGTGGCTGGAGCTGTTTACTACGTCACAAGAATGGGAGGTTTTCCCGCCATGACTTTTAGAGCCACCCTCTCCGATAACACCATCACGTTAGAAGTAGACGTCGGGAGCGGCACCATTAAACAGGTGGACTGGCAGTATCGTATCGTGCCCCGCACGGGTACGGCAGGGAGTTGGAGAGACGGCGTAGGGGATTTGAGCCCAGGTGAATCGGTCACTCTAACGGACTTTGGAGGTGCAACACCAACCTCCGGGGACGAGCTCCAGATCAAGCACACACCCTCAGGACATATTTATAAGGTAAAAATCTACTGA
- a CDS encoding 2-amino-3,7-dideoxy-D-threo-hept-6-ulosonate synthase: protein MSLLGKRIRLERIIDRKTKRTVIVPMDHGLSMGPLQGLENMEETIDKVARGGANAVVLHKGIVRAGHRGYGRDIGLIVHLSGSTSLGPNPNCKVPVATVEEAIRLGADGVSVHINVGAENEGEQLTHLGEVAKTCELWGMPLFAMMYPRGPKVKSEHDPVAVAHAARVGAELGADIVKTVYTGDIDSFRKVVRGCPVPVVIAGGPKLETEADVLRLAKDAIEAGAIGVSIGRNVFQHPDPEKMVRALCRIVHENWSVEEALEELKR from the coding sequence ATGTCCCTCTTGGGCAAACGCATAAGGCTGGAGCGTATTATCGACCGCAAGACCAAGCGAACGGTCATCGTGCCCATGGACCATGGACTCAGCATGGGACCCCTTCAGGGACTCGAAAACATGGAGGAGACCATAGACAAGGTGGCTAGGGGAGGAGCCAACGCGGTGGTCTTGCACAAGGGGATAGTGAGGGCGGGACACAGGGGATATGGAAGGGACATAGGACTCATCGTTCATCTTTCGGGAAGCACTTCCCTCGGACCCAATCCCAACTGCAAGGTCCCTGTGGCCACGGTGGAGGAGGCGATAAGGCTGGGAGCGGATGGTGTTTCCGTCCACATCAACGTGGGGGCGGAAAACGAAGGGGAACAGCTCACCCACCTCGGGGAGGTGGCGAAGACCTGCGAACTATGGGGCATGCCCCTTTTCGCCATGATGTACCCGAGGGGACCCAAGGTCAAGAGCGAGCACGATCCCGTCGCCGTGGCCCATGCAGCCAGAGTGGGGGCGGAGCTGGGGGCCGACATCGTGAAAACCGTCTACACGGGGGATATCGATTCCTTCAGGAAGGTGGTCAGGGGATGCCCCGTCCCGGTGGTGATAGCCGGAGGACCCAAACTGGAAACGGAGGCCGATGTGCTCAGACTCGCCAAAGACGCCATCGAAGCCGGTGCCATAGGGGTTTCCATAGGAAGAAACGTGTTCCAGCACCCAGACCCCGAAAAGATGGTGAGGGCCCTCTGCAGGATCGTGCACGAGAACTGGTCCGTGGAAGAGGCGTTGGAAGAACTCAAGCGGTGA